A genome region from Alkalimarinus coralli includes the following:
- a CDS encoding fatty acid cis/trans isomerase yields MPASRFIRYCLLTIMTALVVAGCASIYTTDYDALYGPAEIKDRTIGWSEFQGRVDKGHVSFIKDVKPILDSRCVACHACNDAPCQQKLTSYEGIDRGANKELVYDGGRLTAMEPTRLFIDAKSTEKWREKGFYPILNERIENAEADLMGSLLFRVLNQKFINPLSDHGGSPQPLPETFDLSLNRNQQCPTIEEFDYYEEKNPLWGMPFGLPGLNVQELSTINQWLYEGAKFEPPAPFSNESQNAARKWEKFFNGSSLKQQLVSRYLYEHLFLGHLHFKNSPDREFFKLVRSYTPPGEEIDEVPTVRPYDDPDTDRVYYRLRPIKATIVDKTHLVYELSDKRMARFKQLFLEPDYKVESLPSYEPKVASNPFRSFAAIPAKSKYTFLLDEAQFFIGGFIKGPVCRGQISLNVIDDHFWAMFLDPDKDPVSHDSVFLAQQAKNLRLPAAKEDTLNPTNIWFRFAQAQKRYRQAKNDYLDKRYQNSVENSLGSIWNGRNDNLKDAAGNPIPNDNAALTIFRHFDSATVVKGFEGGEPKTVWIIDYPIFERIHYLLVAGFNVYGNVGHQLSTRLYMDYLRMESENNFLDFLPSDQRKPMRDSWYRGVGTNIISYFDNPLTGTERESRVRYQTKEYKTELLGYIENQFAGLDLTDPINRCMGDGNINACSAGETSDLEKRIFPHMQQLASITGHTLKPIPDLAYLKVISSRADEKAVSYSLIHNRAHTNISYLFNEDSRLEPENDTLTVIPGYIGSYPNFYYQVNEAQLADFIVQLTSIKTAEDEDRFIRSYGIRRTDTRFWAFNDWLNKDYMRQAPITAGWFDLNRYENK; encoded by the coding sequence ATGCCTGCATCTCGCTTTATTCGCTATTGCCTCCTAACCATTATGACCGCTCTAGTGGTTGCCGGCTGCGCCAGTATTTATACCACCGATTATGATGCACTGTATGGCCCTGCTGAAATAAAAGATCGCACCATTGGCTGGAGTGAGTTTCAAGGGCGAGTCGACAAAGGGCATGTCTCTTTTATTAAAGACGTCAAACCGATTCTCGACTCTCGATGTGTCGCTTGCCATGCCTGCAATGACGCGCCTTGCCAGCAGAAGCTGACCTCTTACGAGGGTATTGATCGTGGCGCCAACAAAGAGCTGGTTTATGATGGTGGCCGGTTGACGGCAATGGAGCCAACCCGTCTGTTTATCGATGCGAAAAGCACCGAAAAATGGCGAGAGAAAGGCTTCTACCCCATCCTCAATGAACGCATTGAGAACGCAGAGGCTGATCTAATGGGGTCGCTTCTTTTTCGGGTATTGAACCAAAAGTTCATCAACCCGCTGTCTGACCATGGCGGCTCCCCCCAACCTCTCCCCGAAACATTTGACCTTAGCCTTAACCGGAATCAACAATGCCCGACTATCGAAGAGTTTGATTACTATGAGGAGAAAAACCCGCTCTGGGGAATGCCATTCGGGCTACCGGGTTTAAATGTTCAGGAACTCTCAACCATCAACCAATGGCTCTACGAAGGAGCAAAGTTCGAACCACCCGCACCGTTTTCAAATGAGTCACAAAACGCTGCCCGCAAGTGGGAAAAGTTCTTCAATGGCTCGTCACTCAAGCAGCAGCTGGTTTCACGTTATCTTTATGAACATCTATTCCTGGGCCATCTTCATTTCAAAAACAGCCCAGACCGAGAGTTTTTCAAACTGGTGAGATCTTACACACCTCCCGGTGAAGAGATTGATGAAGTACCCACGGTAAGACCCTACGATGATCCTGACACGGACCGAGTGTACTATCGTCTGCGTCCGATTAAAGCAACCATCGTAGACAAAACACATCTGGTTTATGAACTTAGTGATAAGCGTATGGCGCGATTCAAGCAGCTGTTTCTCGAACCCGACTATAAGGTTGAATCTCTGCCATCCTACGAGCCGAAAGTTGCATCTAACCCATTTAGGTCATTTGCGGCAATTCCTGCAAAATCGAAGTACACCTTTTTACTCGATGAAGCCCAGTTTTTTATTGGCGGGTTTATCAAAGGACCTGTTTGTCGTGGTCAGATCTCGCTCAACGTCATTGATGACCATTTCTGGGCAATGTTTCTAGACCCCGACAAAGACCCTGTTAGCCATGATTCTGTATTTCTTGCGCAGCAAGCAAAAAACCTTCGGCTCCCGGCTGCAAAGGAAGATACGCTCAACCCAACCAATATCTGGTTCAGGTTTGCACAAGCTCAGAAGCGTTACCGCCAGGCAAAAAACGATTACCTCGATAAACGTTATCAAAACAGTGTCGAAAACAGCTTGGGCAGTATCTGGAATGGCCGCAACGACAACCTGAAAGATGCCGCTGGCAACCCTATACCCAATGATAACGCGGCACTCACCATCTTCAGGCATTTTGATAGTGCGACGGTTGTTAAAGGGTTTGAGGGCGGCGAACCCAAGACCGTGTGGATTATCGATTACCCAATATTCGAGCGTATTCACTACCTGTTGGTCGCAGGATTTAATGTATATGGCAATGTTGGCCACCAGCTATCAACCCGGCTTTACATGGATTACCTGAGGATGGAATCTGAAAACAACTTCCTTGACTTCCTGCCATCCGACCAGCGAAAACCAATGAGAGATAGCTGGTACCGAGGCGTCGGAACCAACATTATCAGCTACTTCGATAATCCGCTGACAGGCACCGAGCGGGAATCACGCGTGCGATATCAAACCAAAGAGTACAAAACTGAGCTATTGGGTTATATCGAAAACCAGTTTGCAGGACTTGACCTAACCGACCCGATCAACCGGTGTATGGGAGACGGCAATATAAACGCCTGCTCAGCAGGAGAAACCTCGGATCTTGAAAAGCGCATTTTTCCGCACATGCAGCAGCTGGCCAGCATAACAGGACATACGCTCAAACCGATACCTGACCTGGCATACTTAAAGGTCATCTCATCACGGGCTGATGAAAAAGCCGTAAGCTACTCGCTTATACACAACCGCGCTCATACAAATATCTCTTACCTGTTTAATGAGGACTCAAGGTTAGAGCCAGAAAACGATACATTGACCGTAATACCTGGCTATATTGGCAGCTACCCGAATTTCTACTATCAGGTCAATGAAGCTCAGTTAGCCGACTTCATAGTCCAGCTCACATCGATTAAGACCGCAGAAGATGAAGATCGCTTTATACGGAGTTACGGCATAAGGCGAACTGACACCCGATTCTGGGCGTTTAACGACTGGCTAAACAAGGACTACATGCGGCAAGCCCCCATCACAGCAGGCTGGTTCGACCTTAATCGTTACGAAAATAAGTGA
- a CDS encoding ion transporter: MNYAAIQDAFFRLKSNRLFELFVIFIIIVSALEIGAKTYQLPDSAVSFTQFLDLFITLFFLVEITIRFIAEPHKREFFKSGWNVFDTLVVVISLIPINDSEMALLARLVRVFRVLRMVSVIPELRILINSLIKALPQLGYVMLLMFIIFYIYAAIGSFLFNTINPVLWGNIAISMLTLFRVMTFEDWTDIQYETMEVYPMSWVFYLSFIFFTAFAFLNMVIGIVVNVMEEEHAKAREIEHEGEPTLVDLHCEIRELKKMIVDMQKKQ; the protein is encoded by the coding sequence ATGAACTACGCAGCCATCCAAGATGCTTTTTTCAGGCTCAAAAGTAATAGACTATTTGAGCTGTTTGTTATTTTTATCATTATCGTGTCGGCGCTTGAAATTGGTGCCAAAACCTATCAGTTGCCCGATTCAGCTGTTTCGTTCACCCAATTTCTTGATCTGTTTATAACGCTGTTCTTTCTGGTTGAAATCACCATTCGTTTTATTGCCGAGCCTCATAAAAGGGAGTTTTTTAAAAGTGGCTGGAACGTGTTTGATACATTGGTGGTGGTGATTAGTTTAATCCCCATTAATGACTCTGAGATGGCTTTGCTTGCCAGGTTAGTCCGGGTGTTTCGGGTACTCAGGATGGTCTCGGTCATTCCAGAGCTGCGAATTCTTATTAACTCGTTAATCAAAGCACTGCCACAACTTGGGTATGTCATGCTGCTGATGTTCATTATTTTTTACATCTATGCAGCGATTGGCAGTTTTTTGTTCAACACAATCAACCCCGTACTGTGGGGAAATATCGCTATATCGATGTTGACGCTATTCAGAGTGATGACGTTTGAAGATTGGACTGATATTCAATACGAAACGATGGAAGTCTATCCGATGAGCTGGGTATTTTACCTATCGTTTATCTTCTTCACCGCGTTTGCTTTCTTAAACATGGTGATTGGCATTGTTGTTAATGTAATGGAAGAAGAACATGCGAAAGCTCGGGAAATTGAACACGAGGGAGAGCCAACGCTTGTAGACCTTCATTGCGAGATAAGAGAGTTAAAGAAAATGATAGTGGATATGCAAAAGAAACAATGA